The following coding sequences are from one Musa acuminata AAA Group cultivar baxijiao chromosome BXJ1-6, Cavendish_Baxijiao_AAA, whole genome shotgun sequence window:
- the LOC103989937 gene encoding uncharacterized protein LOC103989937 produces the protein MESSGADSSSSPSPPPPVQRDNLAPSCDVAPPPPATSLGRVKLMVSYGGRIQLRPHDSSRLSYVGGETKILSLDRSARLPALLTKLASLARFSAPLCLKYQLPGEDLDALVSVIDDGDLDHMMTEYDCLCCTSSSSKPSPRLRLRLFLFPVWPPPPRPSAALLVTLNPVPAHPPPPATPIVPEASPSPDFLFGLDQGFVPAPAVKVTTDPQQRPPLLESLPLSKPDLAKDDPEQPIGSGADTVAPAVAVVLAGEIQAQIPELQTLNIAENARPPIPRNSSEETLRKICPLEHHVSRAPEKATPAPPPSPALYWLEQSGATSGGRYASLAPGVDQTVYLVPASPAVYPGFFPTVRSVVPSEAYNEAPAKVVGGVGGAMPGPEVYAGGQLAYGRVVYYPSVAPTFPTVTSVALNPADKTVKPSA, from the coding sequence ATGGAGTCATCCGGCGccgactcctcctcctccccctcccctccGCCCCCCGTCCAACGGGACAACCTTGCCCCAAGCTGCGACGTCGCGCCACCTCCTCCGGCCACGTCACTTGGCCGCGTCAAGCTTATGGTCAGCTACGGCGGCCGCATCCAGCTCCGCCCTCACGATAGCAGCAGGCTTTCCTACGTCGGAGGTGAGACCAAGATCCTCTCCCTCGACCGTTCCGCCCGCCTCCCCGCCCTCCTCACCAAGCTGGCATCCCTTGCCCGCTTTTCCGCCCCTCTCTGCCTCAAGTACCAGCTCCCCGGTGAGGATCTCGACGCCCTCGTCTCCGTCATCGACGACGGCGACCTCGACCACATGATGACTGAGTACGACTGCCTCTGctgcacctcctcctcctccaagccGTCgccccgcctccgcctccgcctgttCCTCTTTCCCGTGTGGCCCCCTCCCCCGCGCCCCTCTGCCGCCCTTCTCGTTACCCTCAACCCCGTCCCcgcccatcctcctcctcctgcaaCTCCAATTGTGCCGGAGGCCTCGCCGAGCCCTGACTTCCTTTTCGGCCTCGACCAGGGCTTCGTCCCTGCCCCGGCGGTGAAGGTCACCACAGATCCTCAGCAGCGGCCACCGTTGCTAGAAAGCCTTCCCCTCTCAAAGCCCGATCTGGCCAAGGATGACCCCGAGCAGCCGATCGGGAGTGGTGCTGATACCGTCGCCCCCGCCGTTGCCGTGGTCTTGGCAGGGGAGATCCAAGCACAGATTCCGGAGCTACAAACGCTAAATATCGCCGAGAACGCTCGGCCGCCGATTCCACGCAACAGCAGCGAGGAGACCCTCCGTAAGATATGCCCCCTGGAACACCATGTTTCAAGAGCGCCTGAGAAGGCAACACCGGCGCCACCACCCTCCCCAGCGTTGTACTGGCTGGAGCAAAGTGGAGCGACGTCGGGTGGCAGGTACGCCTCCTTGGCTCCCGGCGTCGATCAGACGGTGTACCTAGTCCCGGCATCACCGGCGGTCTACCCAGGGTTCTTCCCTACGGTGCGTAGTGTGGTACCATCGGAAGCCTACAACGAGGCGCCGGCGAAGGTAGTGGGAGGCGTTGGCGGAGCAATGCCGGGCCCGGAGGTCTATGCAGGGGGGCAGTTGGCGTACGGGCGGGTGGTCTACTACCCCAGCGTGGCGCCCACGTTTCCGACGGTCACGAGCGTTGCCCTCAATCCGGCCGATAAAACCGTGAAACCTTCAGCTTGA